In Odocoileus virginianus isolate 20LAN1187 ecotype Illinois chromosome 23, Ovbor_1.2, whole genome shotgun sequence, one DNA window encodes the following:
- the RABL2B gene encoding rab-like protein 2B isoform X1, whose amino-acid sequence MARDRAKPCELDQEKYDADDNVKIICLGDSAVGKSKLMERFLMDGFQPQQLSTYALTLYKHTAMVDGKTVLVDFWDTAGQERFQSMHASYYHKAHACIMVFDVQRKITYKNLSTWYTELREFRPEIPCVVVANKIDDRPVSCLLSTADMKMTQKSFNFARKFSLPLYFVSAADGTNVVKLFNDAIRLAVSYKQNSRDFMDEVLQELENINLKQEEEEEMPDKEQPGRIQSPSPS is encoded by the exons ATGGCTAGGGACAGAGCCAAACCCTGTGAGCTGGACCAGGAGAAATACGATGCTGATGACAATGTGAAAATCATCTGCCTGGGAGACAGCGCTGTGGGCAAGTCCAA ACTGATGGAGAGGTTCCTCATGGATGGATT TCAGCCCCAGCAGCTGTCCACATACGCCCTGACCCTCTACAAGCACACGGCCATGGTAGATGGCAAGACCGTCCTTGTGG ACTTTTGGGACACAGCAGGCCAAGAGCGGTTCCAGAGCATGCACGCCTCCTACTACCACAAGGCCCACGCCTGCATCATG GTATTTGACGTGCAGAGGAAAATCACGTACAAGAACCTCAGCACCTGGTATACAGAGCTTCGGGAGTTCAGGCCAGAGATTCCGTGCGTTGTGGTGGCCAATAAAATCGATG ACAGGCCAGTGTCCTGCCTTCTCTCTACAGCAGACATGAAGATGACCCAAAAAAGTTTCAACTTTGCCAGGAAGTTCTCCTTGCCTCTGTACTTTGTCTCAGCTGCTGATGGTACCAACGTTGTGAAG CTCTTCAATGATGCAATTCGATTAGCTGTATCTTACAAACAGAACTCCCGGGACTTCATGGATGAGGTTTTGCAGGAGCTTGAG AACATCAActtgaagcaggaggaggaggaggagatgccGGACAAAGAGCAGCCTGGCCGCATCCAGAGCCCGTCTCCCTCCTGA
- the RABL2B gene encoding rab-like protein 2B isoform X2, translating into MARDRAKPCELDQEKYDADDNVKIICLGDSAVGKSKLMERFLMDGFQPQQLSTYALTLYKHTAMVDGKTVLVDFWDTAGQERFQSMHASYYHKAHACIMVFDVQRKITYKNLSTWYTELREFRPEIPCVVVANKIDADMKMTQKSFNFARKFSLPLYFVSAADGTNVVKLFNDAIRLAVSYKQNSRDFMDEVLQELENINLKQEEEEEMPDKEQPGRIQSPSPS; encoded by the exons ATGGCTAGGGACAGAGCCAAACCCTGTGAGCTGGACCAGGAGAAATACGATGCTGATGACAATGTGAAAATCATCTGCCTGGGAGACAGCGCTGTGGGCAAGTCCAA ACTGATGGAGAGGTTCCTCATGGATGGATT TCAGCCCCAGCAGCTGTCCACATACGCCCTGACCCTCTACAAGCACACGGCCATGGTAGATGGCAAGACCGTCCTTGTGG ACTTTTGGGACACAGCAGGCCAAGAGCGGTTCCAGAGCATGCACGCCTCCTACTACCACAAGGCCCACGCCTGCATCATG GTATTTGACGTGCAGAGGAAAATCACGTACAAGAACCTCAGCACCTGGTATACAGAGCTTCGGGAGTTCAGGCCAGAGATTCCGTGCGTTGTGGTGGCCAATAAAATCGATG CAGACATGAAGATGACCCAAAAAAGTTTCAACTTTGCCAGGAAGTTCTCCTTGCCTCTGTACTTTGTCTCAGCTGCTGATGGTACCAACGTTGTGAAG CTCTTCAATGATGCAATTCGATTAGCTGTATCTTACAAACAGAACTCCCGGGACTTCATGGATGAGGTTTTGCAGGAGCTTGAG AACATCAActtgaagcaggaggaggaggaggagatgccGGACAAAGAGCAGCCTGGCCGCATCCAGAGCCCGTCTCCCTCCTGA
- the RABL2B gene encoding rab-like protein 2B isoform X3, with translation MARDRAKPCELDQEKYDADDNVKIICLGDSAVGKSKLMERFLMDGFQPQQLSTYALTLYKHTAMVDGKTVLVDFWDTAGQERFQSMHASYYHKAHACIMVFDVQRKITYKNLSTWYTELREFRPEIPCVVVANKIDDMKMTQKSFNFARKFSLPLYFVSAADGTNVVKLFNDAIRLAVSYKQNSRDFMDEVLQELENINLKQEEEEEMPDKEQPGRIQSPSPS, from the exons ATGGCTAGGGACAGAGCCAAACCCTGTGAGCTGGACCAGGAGAAATACGATGCTGATGACAATGTGAAAATCATCTGCCTGGGAGACAGCGCTGTGGGCAAGTCCAA ACTGATGGAGAGGTTCCTCATGGATGGATT TCAGCCCCAGCAGCTGTCCACATACGCCCTGACCCTCTACAAGCACACGGCCATGGTAGATGGCAAGACCGTCCTTGTGG ACTTTTGGGACACAGCAGGCCAAGAGCGGTTCCAGAGCATGCACGCCTCCTACTACCACAAGGCCCACGCCTGCATCATG GTATTTGACGTGCAGAGGAAAATCACGTACAAGAACCTCAGCACCTGGTATACAGAGCTTCGGGAGTTCAGGCCAGAGATTCCGTGCGTTGTGGTGGCCAATAAAATCGATG ACATGAAGATGACCCAAAAAAGTTTCAACTTTGCCAGGAAGTTCTCCTTGCCTCTGTACTTTGTCTCAGCTGCTGATGGTACCAACGTTGTGAAG CTCTTCAATGATGCAATTCGATTAGCTGTATCTTACAAACAGAACTCCCGGGACTTCATGGATGAGGTTTTGCAGGAGCTTGAG AACATCAActtgaagcaggaggaggaggaggagatgccGGACAAAGAGCAGCCTGGCCGCATCCAGAGCCCGTCTCCCTCCTGA
- the RABL2B gene encoding rab-like protein 2B isoform X5, producing MARPSLWVFDVQRKITYKNLSTWYTELREFRPEIPCVVVANKIDDMKMTQKSFNFARKFSLPLYFVSAADGTNVVKLFNDAIRLAVSYKQNSRDFMDEVLQELENINLKQEEEEEMPDKEQPGRIQSPSPS from the exons ATGGCAAGACCGTCCTTGTGG GTATTTGACGTGCAGAGGAAAATCACGTACAAGAACCTCAGCACCTGGTATACAGAGCTTCGGGAGTTCAGGCCAGAGATTCCGTGCGTTGTGGTGGCCAATAAAATCGATG ACATGAAGATGACCCAAAAAAGTTTCAACTTTGCCAGGAAGTTCTCCTTGCCTCTGTACTTTGTCTCAGCTGCTGATGGTACCAACGTTGTGAAG CTCTTCAATGATGCAATTCGATTAGCTGTATCTTACAAACAGAACTCCCGGGACTTCATGGATGAGGTTTTGCAGGAGCTTGAG AACATCAActtgaagcaggaggaggaggaggagatgccGGACAAAGAGCAGCCTGGCCGCATCCAGAGCCCGTCTCCCTCCTGA
- the RABL2B gene encoding rab-like protein 2B isoform X4 codes for MARPSLWVFDVQRKITYKNLSTWYTELREFRPEIPCVVVANKIDADMKMTQKSFNFARKFSLPLYFVSAADGTNVVKLFNDAIRLAVSYKQNSRDFMDEVLQELENINLKQEEEEEMPDKEQPGRIQSPSPS; via the exons ATGGCAAGACCGTCCTTGTGG GTATTTGACGTGCAGAGGAAAATCACGTACAAGAACCTCAGCACCTGGTATACAGAGCTTCGGGAGTTCAGGCCAGAGATTCCGTGCGTTGTGGTGGCCAATAAAATCGATG CAGACATGAAGATGACCCAAAAAAGTTTCAACTTTGCCAGGAAGTTCTCCTTGCCTCTGTACTTTGTCTCAGCTGCTGATGGTACCAACGTTGTGAAG CTCTTCAATGATGCAATTCGATTAGCTGTATCTTACAAACAGAACTCCCGGGACTTCATGGATGAGGTTTTGCAGGAGCTTGAG AACATCAActtgaagcaggaggaggaggaggagatgccGGACAAAGAGCAGCCTGGCCGCATCCAGAGCCCGTCTCCCTCCTGA